The Manis javanica isolate MJ-LG chromosome 4, MJ_LKY, whole genome shotgun sequence genome contains a region encoding:
- the TMEM132E gene encoding transmembrane protein 132E, whose product MAPGMSGRGGAVLLCLSALFAHATSRSHPASPSPPGPQASPVLPVSYRLSHTRLAFFLREARPPPPVVTNGSLQRSEPFVVFQTKELPVLNVSLGPFSTSQVVARELLQPSSTLDIPERLTVNWKVRAFIVRARVPASQPVAQVLFYVAGRDWDDFGVTERLPCVRLHAFRDAQEVKSSCRLSGGLATCVVRAELPLTWFGTPAPAAPPATRRKSPDGLEPEAAGESQQAELYYTLHAPDASGGCGGTRQGAGQGVGTRAESPTQHPLLRIGSISLFHPPARMMLQEHRLDSNLMIRLPDRPLKPGEVLSILLYLAPNSSSPSSPSVQHFTLRVKAKKGVTLLGTKSRSGQWHVTSELLTGAKHSTATVDVAWAQGTPLPPWEDQEPLEILQLDFEMENFTSQSVKRRIMWHIDYRGHSALPDLERAVTELTVIQRDVQAILPLAMDTEIINTAILTGRTVAIPVKVIAVEVTGLVLDVSALAECESDNEDIIKVSSSCDYVFVSGKESRGSMNARVTFRYDILSAPLEMTVWVPKLPLHIELSDAHLSQVKGWRVPILPDRRSVRESEGEEEEEEARRQSTSRGCALQYQHATLQVFTQFHTTSSEGTDQVVTMLGPDWLVEVTDLVSDFMRVGDPRVARMVDSSTLAGLEPGTTPFKVVSPLTESVLGETLLTVTEEKVSITQLQAQVVASLTLSLRPSPGSSHTILATTAAQQTLSFLKQEALLSLWLSYSDGTTAPLSLYSPRDYGLLVSSLDDRVATVTQDRSFPLVVAEAEGAGDLLRAELSIAESCQKTKRKSVLATTPVGLRVHFGRDEEDPTYDYPGPSQPGPGGGEDEARGAGPPGTAGYPPGAPRPGTASPTAPPTEDFLPLPTGFLQMPRGLTDLEIGMYALLGVFCLAILVFLINCVVFVLRYRHKRIPPEGQTSMDHSHHWVFLGNGQPLRVQGELSPPTGNPLETVPACCHGDHHSSGSSQTSVQSQVHGRGDGSSGGSARDQAEDPASSPTSKRKRVKFTTFTTLPTEDLAYDSVPAGEEDEEDEEDLGWACPDVASTTRPSAPPDLHNYMHRIKEIA is encoded by the exons CCACCAGCCGCTCCCACCCAGCCAGCCCCAGCCCGCCAGGGCCGCAGGCCAGCCCGGTGCTGCCAGTCAGCTACCGCCTGTCCCACACGCGGCTGGCCTTCTTCCTGCGGGAGGCGCGGCCCCCTCCGCCGGTGGTCACCAATGGCTCCCTGCAGCGCTCTGAGCCCTTCGTGGTGTTCCAGACCAAGGAGCTGCCTGTCCTCAACGTCTCCCTGGGGCCCTTCAGCACTAGCCAGGTGGTGGCCCGGGAGCTCCTGCAGCCGTCCAGCACCCTGGACATCCCTGAGCGCCTGACGGTCAACTGGAAGGTGCGGGCCTTCATCGTCCGCGCCCGCGTACCCGCCTCACAGCCTGTGGCCCAGGTGCTGTTCTACGTGGCCGGCCGGGACTGGGACGACTTCGGTGTCACGGAGCGGCTGCCCTGTGTCCGCCTGCATGCCTTCCGGGATGCCCAGGAGGTCAAGAGCTCCTGCCGCCTTAGCGGAGGCCTGGCCACCTGTGTCGTGCGGGCTGAGCTGCCCCTGACCTGGTTTGGGACCCCTGCCCCAGCAGCACCACCCGCCACCCGCCGCAAGTCCCCGGATGGGCTGGAGCCCGAGGCGGCGGGGGAGAGTCAGCAGGCTGAGCTCTACTACACTCTCCATGCCCCGGATGCGTCGGGAGGCTGCGGGGGCACCCGCCAGGGGGCCGGGCAGGGTGTGGGCACCCGGGCCGAGAGCCCTACTCAGCATCCCCTGCTGCGCATTGGGAGCATCAGCCTGTTCCACCCGCCCGCCAGGATGATGCTGCAGGAGCACAGGCTGGACAGCAACCTGATGATCCGCCTGCCGGACCGGCCCCTCAAACCAGGGGAAGTGCTCAGCATCCTGCTCTACCTGGCGCCCAACTCCTCCTCTCCGTCCAGCCCCAGCGTGCAGCATTTCACGCTCAG GGTGAAGGCCAAAAAGGGTGTGACCCTTCTTGGCACCAAGTCACGGAGTGGCCAGTGGCATGTGACCTCAGAGCTGCTGACTGGGGCAAAGCACTCAACAGCCACAGTGGATGTGGCCTGGGCCCAGGGCACACCCCTACCCCCCTG GGAGGACCAAGAGCCCCTGGAGATCCTGCAGCTGGACTTTGAGATGGAGAACTTCACCAGCCAGTCGGTCAAGCGCAGGATCATGTGGCACATTGACTACCGTGGCCACAGTGCCTTACCTGACCTGGAGCGGGCGGTCACTGAGTTGACAGTCATCCAGCGGGATGTGCAAGCCATCCTGCCCCTGGCCATG GACACAGAGATCATCAACACGGCCATCCTGACTGGCCGGACAGTGGCTATCCCTGTCAAGGTCATCGCTGTCGAAGTGACCGGCCTTGTGCTGGATGTCTCTGCCCTGGCCGAATGCGAGTCTGACAATGAGGACATCATCAAg gtaTCCAGCAGCTGCgactatgtgtttgtgagcggaAAGGAGTCTCGTGGGTCCATGAACGCCAGGGTCACCTTCCGTTATGACATCCTCAGTGCTCCCCTGGAAATGACAGTCTGGGTCCCCAAGCTGCCCCTGCACATCGAGCTCTCGGACGCCCACCTCAGCCAAGTGAAGGGCTGGAGGGTGCCCATCCTTCCCGACCGGAG GTCAGTCCGGGAGAGCgagggtgaggaggaggaggaggaggcgcgGCGGCAGAGCACGAGCCGTGGCTGCGCCCTGCAGTACCAGCACGCCACTCTGCAGGTCTTCACCCAGTTCCACACCACCTCGTCCGAGGGAACCGACCAGGTGGTCACCATGCTGGGTCCGGACTGGCTGGTGGAGGTCACCGACCTGGTCAGCGACTTCATGCGAGTGGGTGACCCCCGTGTGGCACGCATGGTAGACAGCAGCACGCTGGCTGGCCTGGAGCCGGGCACAACCCCCTTCAAG GTGGTGTCCCCGCTGACAGAGTCTGTGCTGGGGGAGACGCTGCTGACAGTGACAGAGGAGAAGGTCAGCATCACACAGCTTCAGGCCCAGGTGGTGGCCAGCCTCACCCTCTCCCTACGGCCCAGCCCTGGGAGTAGCCATACCATCCTGGCCACCACGGCTGCCCAGCAGACCCTCAGCTTCCTCAAGCAG gaagccctcctgagTCTCTGGCTCTCCTACAGTGATGGCACCACAGCCCCACTCTCCCTCTACAGCCCCCGGGACTACGGGCTGCTGGTGAGCAGCCTGGATGATCGGGTTGCCACAGTGACCCAGGACCGCTCTTTCCCGCTGGTGGTCGCTGAGGCCGAGGGTGCAGGGGACCTGCTCCGTGCAGAGCTCAGCATCGCTGAAAGCTGCCAGAAAACCAAGCGCAAGAGTGTGTTGGCTACAACCCCCGTGGGCCTGCGGGTGCACTTTGGGCGGGATGAGGAGGACCCCACTTACGACTATCCGGGCCCCAGCCAGCCAGGACCCGGCGGGGGCGAGGATGAGGCCCGCGGAGCTGGCCCACCAGGCACTGCGGGGTACCCGCCAGGAGCCCCACGCCCGGGCACCGCCAGCCCCACCGCGCCACCCACAGAAGATTTCCTGCCGCTGCCCACCGGCTTCCTGCAGATGCCGCGGGGGCTGACCGACCTGGAGATCGGCATGTACGCGCTGCTGGGCGTCTTCTGCCTCGCCATCCTCGTCTTCCTCATCAACTGCGTCGTCTTCGTGCTGCGCTACCGGCACAAGCGCATCCCGCCCGAGGGCCAGACCAGCATGGACCACTCTCACCACTGGGTGTTCCTGGGCAACGGGCAGCCGCTGCGCGTCCAGGGGGAGCTGTCGCCGCCCACTGGCAACCCGCTGGAGACCGTGCCCGCCTGCTGCCACGGTGACCACCACAGCAGCGGCAGCTCGCAGACCAGCGTCCAGAGCCAGGTGCACGGGCGGGGGGATGGCTCCTCTGGCGGCTCAGCCCGGGACCAGGCTGAGGACCCCGCCAGCTCGCCCACTTCCAAGCGCAAGCGGGTCAAATTTACCACCTTCACCACGCTGCCCACAGAGGATCTGGCCTATGACTCTGTGCCCGCCGGGGAAGAGGatgaggaggatgaagaggaCCTGGGTTGGGCCTGCCCCGATGTGGCCAGCACCACGCGGCCCAGTGCACCCCCAGACCTGCACAATTACATGCACAGAATCAAAGAGATTGCATAG